One Cloacibacillus sp. genomic window carries:
- a CDS encoding amidohydrolase family protein translates to MDYKLFNNVNLIDGNGGEPEENISLLVENDTIKDIGKNLHAPVSSEVFDCRGNTIMPGLIDAHMHLGLVEIEVINLSRRNAPGLMAARMFKNLKEALDQGYTYARDTGGADLGFKQAVEMGYVSGPRLKVCGSVIAQTGGHGDDRVASETRVYTEPYMGFRATIADGVPEVLKASRENVRRGADFIKIMCGGGCASPTQGPETSQYTLDELKAAVEVAESVGSYVASHSYSNRSILLSANAGIRTIEHANLMTKETAAIVAQKGSYIVPTQITYEIVIEKSRELISPFIYDKFVSVCERGYEAIHNAMDAGIPIGGGSDLTGTNTKYASGAIAYQAKAQGAMGAIVSFTKTNAEILKVDNITGTLEVGKLADILLVKGDPLDNINLFKDHQNNLLLIAQGGKIHKNLLNR, encoded by the coding sequence GTGGACTATAAACTTTTTAATAATGTAAATCTGATAGATGGCAATGGTGGAGAACCAGAAGAAAATATATCTCTTTTAGTAGAGAATGATACTATCAAAGATATTGGGAAAAACCTACATGCGCCAGTTTCTTCGGAGGTGTTTGATTGTCGCGGGAATACTATAATGCCAGGTTTGATAGATGCCCACATGCATCTCGGCCTTGTTGAAATAGAGGTAATAAACCTTTCTCGACGCAATGCTCCAGGGCTGATGGCAGCCAGAATGTTCAAAAATCTCAAGGAGGCGCTGGACCAGGGATATACTTACGCGCGCGACACTGGGGGGGCGGATCTTGGATTTAAACAGGCTGTTGAAATGGGTTATGTTTCAGGGCCGCGTCTTAAAGTTTGTGGGAGCGTTATCGCACAGACTGGTGGGCACGGAGATGACCGTGTAGCCTCGGAGACACGCGTCTATACAGAGCCGTATATGGGCTTTCGTGCAACTATTGCAGATGGAGTGCCGGAAGTTTTGAAAGCGAGCCGTGAGAATGTTCGCCGCGGCGCTGATTTTATAAAAATCATGTGTGGTGGCGGGTGCGCCAGCCCTACTCAAGGACCAGAGACTTCCCAATATACCCTTGATGAACTTAAGGCGGCTGTAGAGGTTGCCGAGTCGGTGGGCAGCTATGTGGCTTCTCACAGTTATTCTAACCGGAGCATTTTACTCAGCGCCAATGCCGGCATACGTACCATCGAACATGCAAATCTTATGACAAAAGAAACAGCGGCTATTGTGGCTCAAAAGGGCTCTTATATCGTACCAACGCAGATAACTTATGAAATAGTAATAGAAAAAAGCAGAGAGCTGATTTCTCCATTTATATACGATAAGTTCGTATCTGTTTGCGAACGCGGGTACGAGGCTATACACAATGCTATGGATGCCGGTATACCTATAGGGGGTGGAAGCGACTTAACCGGAACTAATACGAAATATGCTTCGGGCGCAATAGCCTATCAGGCAAAAGCGCAGGGAGCAATGGGGGCGATAGTTTCTTTTACCAAAACTAATGCGGAGATTTTGAAGGTGGACAATATAACAGGTACGCTCGAAGTTGGCAAACTCGCCGATATTCTCCTCGTCAAAGGCGATCCTCTTGACAATATTAATCTTTTTAAGGATCACCAAAATAATTTGCTTCTTATTGCCCAGGGAGGAAAAATCCACAAAAATCTTCTGAATCGGTAA
- a CDS encoding AbgT family transporter: MKKSMLSSETANKGIKVPHVWTIILFCLILAGVMTYIVPAGVYDRVEVAGRQVIDPSTFHYVKQTPVSPFNWFVAIIDGLTASMAIMSMIWFTIAATDVYTESGTLHKMVGWIMKVCRGNYLMIMGALMAFFAIRGAMGAFELHIPFVPMTIALALACGCDVMTGLAIAMIPTFAAFAYGPINVYTVAVAQGIAGLPVYSAMGFRVVVWLVMMVVTFWFVLRYAAKVKANPSASVTGFVNPSAADIDIEALQKEKMTGRQKILTVMLLVTIGLQMVGPMLWQWNFAQIGALWLISGIIAGVVAGFNNEKICEIMGKACAGIFVGVICIGFARSVSVVLTNGNILDTVIYGLSIPLKQVPSSLSALGMLIIQSIINFFIPSGSGQAAVTMPIMAPLADVVGLTRQTAVMAFQLGDGLTNMIIPTMGALVVYIGVAKVSFSTYFKWVFPLYLMLMGVGAVGLLIATFIKLGPF; this comes from the coding sequence ATGAAAAAATCAATGCTCTCATCAGAAACCGCAAACAAAGGAATCAAAGTACCGCACGTATGGACCATCATTCTATTCTGCCTCATTCTTGCTGGAGTTATGACCTATATAGTTCCCGCCGGTGTTTATGATCGAGTTGAAGTCGCCGGCCGGCAGGTCATAGACCCATCTACTTTTCATTATGTGAAACAGACTCCGGTATCACCCTTTAATTGGTTTGTAGCTATAATAGATGGACTTACCGCTTCTATGGCTATCATGTCTATGATATGGTTCACGATTGCGGCTACCGACGTATATACGGAAAGCGGCACTCTGCATAAAATGGTTGGCTGGATAATGAAAGTATGCCGCGGAAATTACCTTATGATAATGGGTGCTCTTATGGCCTTTTTTGCTATTCGCGGGGCCATGGGAGCTTTTGAGCTTCACATTCCGTTTGTACCGATGACCATAGCATTAGCGCTTGCGTGCGGGTGTGATGTTATGACGGGACTTGCTATTGCTATGATTCCTACATTTGCCGCTTTTGCGTATGGTCCTATTAATGTTTATACCGTCGCCGTGGCACAGGGCATAGCCGGTCTGCCCGTTTACTCTGCGATGGGTTTCAGGGTTGTCGTATGGCTCGTTATGATGGTGGTTACCTTTTGGTTTGTACTGCGATATGCAGCCAAGGTTAAGGCAAACCCTTCCGCAAGTGTGACCGGTTTTGTGAACCCGTCGGCTGCCGATATTGATATTGAAGCGCTTCAGAAAGAAAAGATGACAGGACGTCAAAAGATATTGACTGTAATGCTGCTTGTTACAATCGGACTCCAAATGGTGGGGCCAATGTTGTGGCAGTGGAATTTTGCACAAATAGGAGCTTTGTGGCTAATTTCTGGCATTATTGCAGGAGTTGTAGCAGGTTTCAATAATGAAAAAATATGCGAAATTATGGGCAAGGCCTGCGCCGGTATATTTGTTGGGGTAATATGCATAGGTTTTGCCAGATCGGTATCTGTCGTTCTTACAAATGGAAATATACTTGATACAGTCATTTATGGCCTTTCTATTCCCCTCAAGCAGGTGCCGTCGTCACTCTCTGCTCTTGGAATGCTGATCATTCAGTCGATCATTAATTTCTTTATTCCCTCTGGTTCTGGGCAGGCCGCAGTGACTATGCCAATAATGGCTCCTCTTGCGGATGTTGTTGGGCTTACGCGGCAGACCGCGGTTATGGCTTTCCAACTTGGAGACGGTTTGACAAATATGATAATACCGACAATGGGAGCGCTTGTAGTTTATATTGGAGTTGCTAAAGTCTCATTTTCTACATATTTCAAATGGGTCTTCCCACTATATCTTATGCTAATGGGCGTCGGGGCCGTAGGACTCCTAATCGCAACATTTATTAAGTTAGGCCCATTTTAA
- a CDS encoding carbon starvation protein A, whose product MISFLIALAFLIGGYCIYGAYIERLFSPDDRKTPAVQHPDGVDYVPLETWRIFLIQVLNIAGLGPIFGALSGALWGPVVYFWIVFGTIFAGAVHDYLSGMLSERHDGASISEIVGIYLGPTMKTVMRVFSVVLLVLVGTTFSTGPAGLLAILTPEALNANFWLAVILVYYFLATLLPIDKIIGKLYPIFGIALIVMCLGVGGGLIFEGYDMPEIWDNFYNQSPTGLPIWPLMFITVACGAISGFHATQSPLMARCLRSERDGRKIFYGAMVAEGVIALVWAAAGVSVYNGTQGLAAEMSQAGLSNLVYNICVTLLGSVGGGLALLGVVACPITSGDTAFRSARLTIADWFGIDQKPNGKRLMLSVPLLLCGALLSQMNFSIIWRYFSWSNQTLAMMALWACAVWLAQKKSNFWVAAVPATFMSAVSSTYILVAPEGFGPCISSMMSGTAGLKGAAMIEAAAKFGYPAGILFAAVCFGTFYFKCVKKA is encoded by the coding sequence ATGATTTCGTTTTTGATCGCGCTGGCATTTCTTATCGGAGGCTACTGTATTTACGGAGCTTATATCGAGAGGCTTTTTTCTCCCGACGACAGAAAGACTCCCGCCGTTCAACATCCTGACGGCGTCGACTATGTGCCGCTTGAAACGTGGAGGATATTCCTTATCCAGGTGCTGAACATAGCGGGGCTTGGTCCTATATTCGGCGCTCTTTCGGGCGCTCTGTGGGGCCCTGTGGTCTATTTCTGGATAGTCTTCGGAACTATTTTTGCGGGCGCGGTGCACGATTACCTTTCAGGAATGCTTTCAGAGCGTCACGACGGCGCCAGCATTTCCGAGATAGTCGGCATTTACCTCGGCCCAACAATGAAAACGGTGATGCGCGTCTTCTCCGTCGTGCTGCTGGTGCTTGTCGGCACCACCTTCTCGACAGGGCCGGCAGGGCTTCTTGCTATACTGACGCCCGAGGCGCTGAACGCTAATTTCTGGCTCGCCGTCATCCTGGTCTACTATTTCCTTGCGACGCTTCTGCCAATCGACAAAATAATCGGCAAGCTCTATCCGATCTTCGGCATAGCTCTCATCGTCATGTGCCTTGGCGTAGGCGGCGGCCTAATTTTCGAAGGCTATGATATGCCTGAGATTTGGGACAATTTCTATAACCAATCGCCGACGGGGCTGCCGATATGGCCGCTTATGTTTATCACGGTCGCGTGCGGCGCCATTTCCGGCTTCCACGCTACGCAGTCTCCTTTGATGGCGCGCTGCCTGAGAAGTGAGCGCGACGGCAGAAAAATATTCTACGGCGCTATGGTGGCAGAGGGCGTTATAGCCCTCGTCTGGGCCGCGGCCGGCGTATCCGTCTACAACGGCACTCAGGGCCTTGCGGCTGAGATGAGCCAGGCGGGGCTTTCCAACCTCGTCTATAATATATGCGTGACGCTTCTTGGTTCCGTTGGCGGCGGACTTGCGCTTTTGGGCGTCGTCGCCTGCCCGATAACCTCCGGCGATACGGCTTTCCGTTCCGCGCGTCTTACCATCGCCGATTGGTTCGGTATCGATCAGAAGCCGAACGGCAAGAGGCTCATGCTTTCCGTGCCCCTGCTGCTCTGCGGCGCGCTCCTTTCGCAGATGAATTTCTCAATAATCTGGCGCTATTTCTCATGGTCGAATCAGACTCTAGCCATGATGGCGCTTTGGGCGTGCGCCGTCTGGCTTGCGCAGAAAAAATCCAACTTCTGGGTGGCTGCGGTCCCCGCTACCTTCATGTCGGCGGTCTCCTCTACCTATATACTCGTTGCCCCCGAAGGCTTCGGCCCGTGTATATCAAGCATGATGTCAGGCACAGCCGGGCTTAAAGGCGCCGCGATGATCGAAGCGGCCGCGAAGTTCGGCTACCCGGCGGGGATACTCTTTGCCGCCGTCTGCTTCGGCACCTTCTATTTCAAGTGCGTGAAAAAGGCATAA
- a CDS encoding GntR family transcriptional regulator, whose amino-acid sequence MMQPLIKVPTLSELAYESIKEQILSCRIRPGEKINIDHYSESLGVSTTPVREALSKLQQEGLVHYIPRTGWKISRISKQEFRKLQELKSLLEITLAERAMPFIKPKDIPQMIVLNNQMKELFKPGSDGKPDLEKLLEANDRFHMYIFNFYDNDLMIEILQQTWNNLRYARLIWISSEEFLNNFYDEHNEIIKSIKDKDGVALRNAVEKHLCCGLGYMEACLEDK is encoded by the coding sequence ATGATGCAGCCATTGATAAAAGTCCCTACTCTGAGCGAATTAGCCTATGAAAGCATAAAAGAACAGATTCTTTCATGCCGTATCCGTCCAGGGGAGAAAATAAACATTGACCACTACTCGGAGAGCCTTGGTGTCAGTACGACGCCAGTTCGAGAAGCGCTTTCGAAACTGCAGCAGGAGGGGCTTGTACACTACATTCCGCGCACAGGGTGGAAAATATCCCGAATATCTAAGCAGGAATTTCGGAAATTACAGGAATTGAAATCGCTGCTCGAAATAACGCTTGCGGAACGCGCGATGCCCTTTATAAAGCCGAAAGATATTCCCCAGATGATAGTTTTAAATAATCAAATGAAAGAGCTATTTAAACCGGGCAGTGATGGAAAACCAGATTTAGAAAAATTGCTTGAAGCGAATGATCGGTTTCATATGTATATATTTAATTTCTATGATAATGACCTCATGATTGAAATACTGCAGCAGACATGGAATAACTTAAGGTACGCAAGACTTATATGGATATCGTCAGAAGAATTCCTGAATAATTTTTACGATGAACATAATGAAATTATTAAATCAATAAAAGATAAAGACGGTGTAGCTCTAAGAAATGCAGTTGAAAAGCATCTTTGTTGCGGTTTAGGATATATGGAAGCCTGCTTAGAGGATAAATGA